The nucleotide window ATATGGTAAGTAATATAAAATTATCACAAATTGAGCTAATAAAATTATAGGTATTTCAACCTGCCTAATTGGTTTATGAGTTAATTTCACACTTCGTTAATTAATTTAATGATTGAATATTGTTCTGCTATATTTAAATCATAGTAGAGGGGTAACCGAATTAAACACTCAGCATAGTTATCACAATTTTGAAGTTCTCTACCATCATGTTTGTCTGAATAATAAGGACTGGAGTGTAATGGTAGATAATGAAACACTGCCCATATCCCATTTTCTTTAAGTGTTTGAATTAAACTGTCTCTTGTCTCAGAGGTTTTGCATACTAAATAAAACATATGAGCATTATTGGTAGCATAGTTAGGCAGATATGGCATGTCAAAAGAAGGATTATCTATTGTCTTAAAAGCCTTGTAATAAGTTTCCCATAAACGCTTACGTTTGTTCTGAATATCATCAAGATTTTCCAATTGTGCGTATAGAAATGCCGAAACTATTTCTGAAGGTAAAAATGACGATCCAATATCAACCCAGCCATATTTATCTATTTCACCTCTAAAAAATGCTGAACGGTTTGTGCCTTTTTCCCAAATAATTTCCGCACGTTTAATGAATTGTTCATCATTTACAGTGAGCATTCCACCTTCTCCACTAATAATATTTTTGGTTTCGTGAAATGAAAAAGCCCCCCAGATGCCCTATGCCTCCCAATGGTTTGCCTTTATAAAAACTGTCAACAGCCTGTGCTGCATCTTCTACTACAAAAAGATTATACTTTTTAGCAATATTCATTATGACATCCATATCGCAGGCAATCCCTGCATAATGAACCACTACAATGGCTTTTGTTCTTGAAGAAATGAGCGCTTCTATATTAGTTGGGTCAATATTTGGATTCTCGTTGCCACTATCTGCAAATACCAATTTTGCTCCACGTAGCACAAAAGCATTTGCTGTGGAAACGAAGGTGTAAGAGGGTAAAATTACTTCATCCCCTGGTTGAATATCTAAAAGTATAGCCGCCATCTCTAATGCATCGGTGCAAGATGTAGTGAGTAAACATTTTTTGAAACCATAACGCTTTTCAAAAAACTCTTGGCACAGTTTTGTGTATTTTCCATTCCCTGAAATTTTTCCGGAATTGACTGCATCATAGATATAATGGGTTTCTTTACCCGTAAGATGGGGTTTGTTGAAAGGTATTTTCATAAAAATCTTATTCTAAATTTATTCAAAGGAAAAATTGATTTTCCATCAACATCATAGGTTGCATCAGTTATCTTAAGCAATCCTTTACCACATACAACTACAGGAAAATTGTTTTCCATAAATATCACTTTCCCGACATTCCTATTGACTACAACCAAATCATTTAGCTCAATGGCGTCATGTATGCGTATTTTTTTATTTAAAATATATGCAGAGGCCCCTTTATAAGGAAATCCAAGTGCAAATATGAAATTTCTTATTTCCTTTGAGCTTTGGTTCCAATCTATTCTATAATCTTCCTCATCCCTCCATAGCGAATAGGTTGCTTCACTTTCATTTTGAGTTGTTGTTTTCAATGATTTATTTTCAATAGCTTGTCTTATTACTATTTTAAGCACATCTACATACAATTCAGATACCTCAGCGATAGCATCCTTAATTCTTATAGGGTAGTTAACTTTTGTTTTTGATTGAGCAATGATATCTCCCTTATCATATTCTGTATTGGAAACTATAGCTGTTACTCCTATATATGGTTCCCTGTTGAGTAGTTGATTAACTAAGGGTGAAAATCCACGGTATTTAGGAAGCAAAGAGTCGTGTAAGGTTATTAAAGTGTTTTCTGTATTAATTGGGATAAGCCATCTCCAAGATATTGCAATAATGTATTTAGATGTAATTGCATAGATGTCAGATTTCTCATAAACCCTAATATTATTTTCAACAGCAAAGTTTATTATTTCGTTGGTGTAATCTTGTTGTACATTTTTGTCTTTTGCATAAACAATAAAATCTATTATGTCTGAACCAAAGGATTCAACAATGCCTTTTAATGATCGGTAGCCCTTTTCGGACATCAAGAACAACGTAAATTTACTCATTATAATTAATTATTTTTTGAATTATGTAGTTAGGTCTCTGCTTACTTTGTTCAAATGTTTTTCCAACATAAATTCCAACAAGCCCAAGGGTAAGAATGATAATTCCCGATAAGAAACTAATGGTGATAATAATGCTAGCAAAGCCCAAAACGACAATTTGACCACTGAAATACTGATATAAGTAAAAAATACCTAGAAGAAAAGATATTAAAGAAGTATAGAATCCCAGTTTTACTAAGATTCTTAAGGGTTTATCTGAAAATGAAATAATATTATTAAAAGCCAATCTCAAAAGTTTAGAAAGTGTGTAAGAAGATTTTCCTTCAAATCGAGAATCATGTTTGACTTTTAACTTTATACTATCAAACCCAACCCATTGAACCATTGTTGGGAAATACCTTATATAATCATTCATAGACAAAATAGATGCTATTACCTTTTTATTATAAATGCCAAAATTGGCAATAGAGGCATCTTGCTCAGTCTCTGTCAAGTAACTAAATACTTTATAAAAAAGAGTAGAAGACAATTTTTTCAAGAATGTATCTTTTCTGTTTTCTCTTTGTGCAAGAACTATATCAAAACCTTCATTGGCTTTGTTTAATAAATTAGGTATTTCCTCAGGCTGATCTTGAAGATCGCAATCCATCACTACCACCCAATCTCCTTTGGCATAGTTTAGACCACATGTAATGGCGTAGTGTTGTCCAAAGTTCCTACTCAATTTAATTCCTCTAACTTTTCGATCGTTTATACATAATTCTTCTATAACCATCCATGAGTTATCTGGGCTGCCATCCTCAATTAAAATTATTTCATAGTCATCCG belongs to Bacteroidales bacterium and includes:
- a CDS encoding methionyl-tRNA formyltransferase yields the protein MSKFTLFLMSEKGYRSLKGIVESFGSDIIDFIVYAKDKNVQQDYTNEIINFAVENNIRVYEKSDIYAITSKYIIAISWRWLIPINTENTLITLHDSLLPKYRGFSPLVNQLLNREPYIGVTAIVSNTEYDKGDIIAQSKTKVNYPIRIKDAIAEVSELYVDVLKIVIRQAIENKSLKTTTQNESEATYSLWRDEEDYRIDWNQSSKEIRNFIFALGFPYKGASAYILNKKIRIHDAIELNDLVVVNRNVGKVIFMENNFPVVVCGKGLLKITDATYDVDGKSIFPLNKFRIRFL
- a CDS encoding glycosyltransferase family 2 protein → MKISIVIPVYKGEKMIQELVNRLNVVLQSISDDYEIILIEDGSPDNSWMVIEELCINDRKVRGIKLSRNFGQHYAITCGLNYAKGDWVVVMDCDLQDQPEEIPNLLNKANEGFDIVLAQRENRKDTFLKKLSSTLFYKVFSYLTETEQDASIANFGIYNKKVIASILSMNDYIRYFPTMVQWVGFDSIKLKVKHDSRFEGKSSYTLSKLLRLAFNNIISFSDKPLRILVKLGFYTSLISFLLGIFYLYQYFSGQIVVLGFASIIITISFLSGIIILTLGLVGIYVGKTFEQSKQRPNYIIQKIINYNE